One window of Nitrospirota bacterium genomic DNA carries:
- a CDS encoding serine kinase — protein sequence MKVKDLVDQLSLDVRSFNDGLGNDITGAYVSDLLSDVMGNSKKGNVWITLQTHLNIVAVASMKDLSAIIIVGGRQAQEETIKKAEQEKVTILTTALPSFEASGKIYQILK from the coding sequence ATGAAAGTCAAAGACCTTGTTGATCAATTGTCTCTGGATGTCAGATCATTTAATGACGGCCTTGGAAATGACATAACCGGGGCATATGTCAGCGACCTGCTTTCCGATGTGATGGGAAACAGCAAAAAGGGGAATGTCTGGATAACCCTTCAGACCCATCTGAATATTGTTGCTGTTGCAAGCATGAAAGACCTCTCCGCTATTATAATCGTCGGAGGCAGGCAGGCGCAGGAAGAGACCATTAAAAAAGCTGAACAGGAAAAGGTCACAATACTGACGACCGCGTTGCCTTCATTCGAGGCGTCAGGCAAAATTTATCAGATTCTTAAATAA